The Carnobacterium mobile DSM 4848 genome includes a window with the following:
- the cbpB gene encoding cyclic-di-AMP-binding protein CbpB, which produces MIGKEIGKMLLENQENFLIPAERVAHIQVTNRLDHALLVLTKIGYNVIPVLDAEFKIKGLISMSMIIDAITSIKDIEFSKLGDIRVDEVMQTDFAVINNPYDLEEVLHLLVQNSFVCVASEDDSFTGIVTRSEILKATNHIAHEFENKYDVKRKVECV; this is translated from the coding sequence ATGATAGGCAAAGAAATAGGAAAAATGTTATTAGAAAACCAAGAAAATTTTTTGATTCCAGCAGAGCGTGTAGCACATATTCAAGTGACCAATCGCTTGGATCATGCTTTATTAGTATTAACCAAAATAGGATACAATGTTATTCCTGTATTAGATGCAGAATTTAAAATTAAAGGCTTGATCTCAATGTCAATGATCATCGATGCGATTACCAGTATTAAAGATATTGAATTTTCTAAATTAGGTGATATACGAGTTGATGAAGTCATGCAAACAGATTTTGCGGTAATAAATAATCCATATGACTTAGAAGAAGTTCTTCACTTACTCGTTCAAAATTCATTTGTATGTGTAGCTAGTGAGGATGACAGTTTTACTGGCATCGTTACGAGGAGCGAAATACTTAAAGCCACAAATCATATTGCGCATGAATTTGAAAATAAATACGATGTAAAACGTAAAGTTGAATGTGTTTAA
- a CDS encoding YfcE family phosphodiesterase, protein MKVLVVSDNHGDRDVLVDLIKQYKGKVDAMIHCGDSELEASDSVWQEMMPVKGNTDFDQSYLTERVETIGKERIMWVHGHLHDVKNSMQTLVQAAKNAQAGFAFFGHTHELGVEMIENILVLNPGSILLPRGAHKVKTYALVETDGQLVHVTYYNRLHQPIVELKRTFTRSK, encoded by the coding sequence ATGAAAGTGCTAGTTGTCAGTGATAATCATGGAGATCGTGATGTTTTAGTTGATTTGATCAAACAGTATAAAGGAAAAGTAGATGCAATGATCCATTGTGGGGATTCAGAGTTGGAAGCTTCAGATTCGGTTTGGCAAGAGATGATGCCCGTCAAAGGCAATACGGACTTTGATCAGTCTTATTTGACTGAACGTGTAGAAACTATTGGTAAAGAACGGATTATGTGGGTGCATGGACATTTACATGATGTCAAAAATTCAATGCAGACACTAGTACAAGCTGCAAAAAATGCTCAAGCAGGTTTTGCTTTTTTTGGCCATACCCATGAACTAGGTGTAGAAATGATTGAGAACATCCTTGTGCTAAACCCAGGAAGTATTTTATTGCCGCGTGGCGCGCATAAAGTTAAAACATACGCATTAGTAGAAACAGACGGTCAATTGGTTCATGTAACGTATTACAATCGATTGCATCAACCGATTGTGGAACTTAAGCGTACATTTACCAGATCCAAATAA
- the rph gene encoding ribonuclease PH gives MRTNTRKNDELRLVTIETNYLKHPEGSVLVSFGDTKVICNATVEPKVPPFMRGQGKGWIHAEYAMLPRATNTRTIREAAKGKLTGRTMEIQRLIARSLRSVIDLEKLGERAITVDCDVIQADGGTRTASITGAFVALKMAIQTLLDSGQLTEDPVKENIAAVSVGITKQGEAVLDLDYLEDSSAAVDMNLVMTANGEFSELQGTGEEATFSTDQLMEMLELGKKGLNELFQIQTQALKESKVKKAIQAPVMTDTILIATKNPGKAREFEALFAKKGLLVKTLLDYPEIPEVEETGTTFAENALLKAETIAATLNMMVLADDSGLKVDALEGRPGVYSARYAGEPKSDAANNAKLLHELADFPPAERTAQFHCTLALAYPGKDSLIVEGEVEGKILGVPRGANGFGYDPLFYVAAQEKSMAELSEAEKNKISHRAIALAKLEQVWDEWIENEIIK, from the coding sequence ATGCGAACAAATACACGAAAAAATGATGAGCTTCGTTTAGTGACAATAGAAACAAATTATTTAAAACACCCTGAAGGTTCTGTGCTGGTATCTTTTGGCGATACAAAAGTAATCTGCAATGCGACTGTTGAACCTAAAGTACCGCCCTTTATGCGGGGACAGGGAAAAGGGTGGATCCATGCAGAATATGCTATGTTGCCTAGAGCGACAAATACGCGGACAATTCGTGAAGCAGCTAAAGGAAAATTAACCGGAAGAACCATGGAGATCCAACGACTGATTGCTCGTTCTTTGCGTTCTGTTATTGATTTGGAGAAGTTGGGTGAGCGCGCCATCACGGTGGACTGTGACGTTATTCAGGCTGATGGCGGCACTAGAACGGCCAGCATCACTGGAGCTTTTGTTGCGTTAAAAATGGCTATTCAAACGTTGCTGGACAGTGGTCAACTGACGGAAGATCCTGTTAAAGAAAATATAGCAGCTGTCAGTGTAGGGATCACAAAACAAGGAGAAGCTGTTTTGGATTTGGATTATCTAGAAGATAGTTCAGCAGCAGTTGATATGAATTTAGTCATGACAGCTAACGGCGAGTTTTCTGAACTACAAGGTACCGGAGAAGAAGCTACATTTTCTACTGATCAATTAATGGAAATGTTGGAATTGGGTAAAAAAGGGCTAAATGAATTATTCCAAATTCAAACGCAAGCCCTTAAAGAAAGCAAAGTGAAAAAAGCCATTCAAGCACCGGTTATGACGGATACTATTCTAATTGCTACTAAAAACCCTGGGAAAGCGCGCGAATTTGAAGCATTATTTGCAAAAAAAGGATTATTGGTTAAAACACTGCTTGATTATCCAGAAATTCCTGAAGTAGAAGAAACAGGAACAACGTTTGCCGAGAATGCCTTATTAAAAGCCGAAACAATTGCTGCTACCTTAAATATGATGGTACTGGCAGATGATTCTGGGTTGAAAGTCGATGCATTAGAAGGAAGACCTGGCGTATATTCAGCTAGATATGCCGGCGAACCTAAGAGTGATGCTGCAAATAACGCAAAATTATTACATGAATTGGCTGATTTTCCACCTGCAGAAAGAACTGCTCAATTTCATTGCACTTTGGCATTAGCTTATCCTGGAAAGGACAGCTTAATTGTTGAAGGAGAGGTCGAAGGAAAAATTTTAGGTGTTCCTCGTGGGGCAAATGGCTTTGGCTATGATCCATTATTTTATGTAGCAGCTCAGGAAAAATCAATGGCCGAATTGTCAGAAGCAGAAAAAAATAAAATCAGCCATCGGGCAATTGCTTTAGCAAAATTAGAACAAGTATGGGACGAGTGGATAGAAAATGAAATCATTAAATGA
- the racE gene encoding glutamate racemase: protein MKKQAIGFIDSGVGGLTVVKEAMRQLPNESIYYVGDTARCPYGPRPEDQVRKFTWEMTHFLLDKDIKMLVIACNTATAAALKDIKKKLAIPVIGVILPGSRAAIKATHTNRIGVIGTEGTVKSNQYKKMIHSKDTKALVTSLACPKFVPLVESNEYSSAIAKKVVAETLRPLKNEGLDTLILGCTHYPLLRPIIQNTLGDSVTLIDSGAETVSEVSTILDYFNLAVDSQNKEKAERNFYTTGSTQMFHAIASEWLQLDDLAVEHITLG, encoded by the coding sequence ATGAAAAAACAAGCAATAGGATTTATTGATTCAGGTGTAGGAGGATTGACTGTCGTTAAAGAAGCTATGCGGCAATTGCCAAATGAATCCATTTATTATGTCGGCGATACTGCCAGATGCCCGTATGGTCCGAGACCTGAAGATCAAGTAAGAAAATTCACTTGGGAAATGACACATTTTTTATTGGATAAAGATATTAAAATGCTCGTGATTGCCTGCAACACAGCAACAGCAGCTGCGTTAAAAGACATTAAGAAAAAACTTGCGATTCCGGTTATTGGAGTGATTTTGCCAGGAAGTCGAGCAGCTATAAAGGCTACTCACACTAATCGAATCGGTGTGATCGGAACAGAAGGAACAGTTAAAAGCAATCAATACAAAAAGATGATTCATTCGAAAGACACTAAAGCACTTGTTACCAGCTTAGCTTGCCCTAAGTTTGTTCCATTAGTTGAAAGCAACGAATACAGCAGTGCCATCGCTAAAAAAGTTGTGGCCGAGACATTGCGGCCATTAAAAAATGAAGGGCTAGATACGCTTATCCTAGGCTGTACACATTATCCTTTATTGCGTCCGATTATTCAAAATACGTTGGGTGACTCCGTTACATTGATTGATTCAGGTGCGGAAACGGTTAGTGAAGTAAGTACGATTCTAGATTATTTTAACCTAGCTGTGGATAGCCAAAATAAAGAAAAAGCAGAACGCAATTTCTATACAACCGGTTCGACACAAATGTTTCATGCGATTGCTTCTGAATGGTTGCAGCTGGATGATTTAGCTGTAGAACATATTACTTTAGGATAA
- a CDS encoding YslB family protein translates to MNDQRNSVDLNIVEGNDSLFSYTLIRDALIPNLLGQETNEILYWAGKELARQYPLNNQQDTILFFKKAGFGTLTVDSHHKNKVIFRLSGFVVENRLAMVKEPSFNLEAGFLAEQIQQQESLYTEAIYEIKSKAKSVLITLQQDTKDLSPIAKPDTYFVFNQTDKEKLSADEHEETALEKLDEVFADPVAQAIDETVEEVLDEQALEEQHPLKEEAPSVFDEWPSRSAKHKKK, encoded by the coding sequence ATGAACGACCAAAGAAATTCAGTTGATTTAAACATTGTTGAAGGAAATGATTCATTATTCAGTTACACTTTAATTCGTGATGCGCTGATTCCCAATTTATTAGGTCAGGAAACAAATGAAATCCTTTATTGGGCCGGTAAAGAGCTAGCCAGACAATATCCTTTAAACAATCAGCAGGATACAATCCTTTTCTTTAAAAAAGCAGGGTTCGGCACCTTAACAGTAGATAGCCACCATAAAAACAAAGTCATTTTCCGACTTTCTGGCTTTGTAGTTGAAAACCGGTTAGCAATGGTGAAAGAGCCTAGTTTTAATTTGGAAGCTGGTTTTTTAGCCGAACAAATTCAACAACAAGAAAGTCTTTATACCGAAGCTATCTACGAGATAAAATCAAAAGCAAAAAGCGTCTTGATTACTTTACAGCAAGATACCAAAGACCTAAGCCCAATTGCTAAACCAGATACTTATTTTGTCTTCAACCAAACAGATAAGGAAAAACTTTCTGCAGATGAACACGAAGAAACCGCACTTGAAAAACTAGATGAGGTTTTTGCTGATCCAGTTGCTCAAGCTATTGATGAAACAGTGGAAGAAGTTCTTGATGAGCAAGCTTTAGAAGAGCAACATCCTTTAAAAGAGGAAGCCCCTTCTGTTTTTGATGAATGGCCTTCACGATCCGCAAAACATAAAAAGAAATAA
- a CDS encoding ABC transporter permease, with protein sequence MNKFAIIVEEVYKKNVKSVGFISMVLSPIVILLIIGAVIYFVGSSFSEPPTIALITNDQDIRTALESETEEFKVAKKVTSIAEAEKQMKAEKLDGYLEIAIENDSINGNYVHTSSGQSLDLSSLQSVLSVTQLNRTASQLGLTEAEVAKLMAPPKLDDRVIRFEGENITSQNDQDTSIKMWSAYVVGIAVFIFIINYASIIAQEIASEKGTRIMEIILSSVSSSVHFFGKLVGILLVCLTQVVIYGVIGLVAYQFGQSFEPVQNVLQGIDIKELLQGLLGYSIIYFVLGIILYAAIAAFLGSLVSKIEDVNKAVTPLVFLSMIGFYGGMFAFASPTQMIVKIASYVPFFTPMIMPFRVASETVSTAGNLLSIGLMVIFTILCSYVSLMLYRSNVLVYSDAGMFKTMKASWSTMRNEKKKEA encoded by the coding sequence ATGAATAAGTTTGCGATTATTGTAGAAGAAGTTTATAAAAAAAATGTAAAATCAGTCGGTTTTATTTCAATGGTCTTATCGCCAATTGTTATTTTATTAATCATAGGAGCAGTCATTTATTTTGTCGGGTCTTCTTTTAGCGAACCACCTACTATCGCATTGATTACAAACGATCAAGACATTCGCACAGCTTTAGAGTCTGAAACGGAAGAATTTAAAGTAGCCAAAAAAGTTACCTCTATTGCAGAAGCCGAAAAACAAATGAAAGCTGAGAAATTGGATGGTTATTTAGAGATTGCAATAGAAAATGATTCAATCAACGGGAATTATGTACATACATCATCAGGCCAGTCGTTGGATCTATCTTCTTTACAGTCGGTATTGTCTGTTACTCAATTGAATCGGACGGCATCTCAATTAGGGTTAACAGAAGCAGAAGTAGCAAAACTAATGGCACCGCCTAAGTTGGATGATAGAGTCATCCGTTTTGAAGGAGAAAATATTACCAGTCAAAATGATCAAGATACTTCTATAAAAATGTGGAGTGCCTATGTTGTGGGTATTGCAGTATTTATTTTTATTATTAATTACGCTAGTATTATTGCTCAAGAAATAGCTTCGGAAAAAGGAACGCGCATCATGGAAATCATATTGTCTAGTGTTAGTTCATCAGTCCACTTTTTTGGGAAATTAGTGGGAATCTTATTAGTTTGTTTAACGCAAGTTGTTATTTACGGAGTTATTGGACTAGTTGCTTATCAATTTGGGCAATCTTTTGAACCTGTTCAAAATGTTTTGCAGGGGATTGATATTAAAGAATTGCTGCAGGGCCTGTTGGGATATTCAATTATTTATTTTGTTTTAGGGATTATTTTATACGCTGCAATAGCAGCCTTCTTAGGTTCGCTTGTTTCAAAAATTGAAGATGTCAATAAAGCAGTAACGCCACTGGTATTTCTTTCTATGATCGGCTTTTACGGTGGGATGTTTGCCTTTGCTAGTCCGACACAAATGATTGTTAAAATCGCTTCTTATGTTCCATTTTTTACCCCAATGATCATGCCTTTTCGAGTAGCAAGTGAAACAGTTTCTACCGCAGGCAACTTATTATCAATTGGGTTAATGGTTATTTTTACAATTTTGTGCTCTTATGTGTCCCTTATGTTATACCGTTCTAACGTCTTGGTTTATTCAGATGCGGGAATGTTTAAAACCATGAAAGCGTCGTGGAGCACCATGCGCAATGAAAAAAAGAAAGAAGCTTAA
- a CDS encoding DUF4162 domain-containing protein: MPDETLRTMPGVTNLKKTMDGLTVLDLSDPAYGHELFELVTKNGYISTFSQQPPTLEEIFRLKAGVPNE; this comes from the coding sequence ATTCCAGATGAAACGCTGAGAACGATGCCAGGAGTTACGAATCTTAAGAAAACAATGGATGGCTTGACCGTTCTAGATTTATCGGACCCTGCTTATGGTCATGAGTTGTTTGAGCTTGTAACTAAAAACGGCTATATTTCAACTTTTAGTCAACAACCCCCAACGTTGGAAGAAATATTTAGATTGAAAGCGGGTGTGCCTAATGAATAA
- a CDS encoding Bax inhibitor-1/YccA family protein — MKEEKLEVKSSFPSFMSKIYAWMAGGILLSAVTVYTILYTFSPIANAFWNLMEATNGWAAYGFIILELVLVFSFRFNPEKMQHTANYATKFIAYSIVNGVTLAIILLMYTEASILNAFISTFALFVVMSAIGFITKRDLSKLGGILFSMLIGLIIASVINLFLLRSSTADFILSIITVIIFTGLTAYDTQKCKAIYAQYGETTTVSSLAIICALELYLDFINLFLGILRIFGNRK, encoded by the coding sequence ATGAAGGAAGAAAAATTAGAAGTAAAAAGTAGTTTTCCCAGTTTTATGTCCAAAATATACGCTTGGATGGCAGGGGGAATTTTACTCAGTGCTGTAACTGTCTATACCATCCTTTATACTTTTTCTCCAATAGCTAATGCTTTTTGGAATTTAATGGAAGCTACGAATGGATGGGCTGCTTATGGATTTATTATTTTAGAACTCGTTTTAGTATTCAGTTTTCGCTTTAACCCTGAAAAAATGCAGCATACAGCTAATTATGCCACAAAGTTCATTGCTTACTCGATCGTTAACGGTGTGACTCTTGCTATTATTTTATTGATGTACACTGAAGCCAGTATTTTGAATGCCTTTATCTCTACTTTTGCACTTTTTGTTGTTATGAGCGCCATTGGTTTTATCACAAAAAGAGATTTATCTAAACTAGGCGGTATCTTATTCAGTATGTTGATTGGATTGATTATTGCTTCAGTGATCAATTTATTTTTACTGAGAAGTTCAACTGCTGACTTTATTCTTTCGATTATTACTGTTATCATCTTCACTGGACTAACAGCATATGATACACAAAAATGTAAAGCGATTTATGCTCAATATGGCGAAACGACTACAGTAAGCAGTCTCGCAATCATTTGTGCCCTAGAACTTTACCTTGATTTCATCAATCTGTTTTTAGGCATCTTGCGCATTTTCGGAAACCGCAAATAG
- a CDS encoding PH domain-containing protein translates to MKFKTKHDLFFIILFSSNSFLWLIALVVARSLLPLNQAIQGILTLVLVLAVVSWLSANYFIVYELQQNGLIIRNGPFVKRISYKQIDRTESVQFKLADVMTGNRVLSSKEGVILYYTTNFGKKSIKLSPMDKEVFLTELSKKVQK, encoded by the coding sequence ATGAAATTTAAAACAAAGCATGATCTTTTTTTCATTATTTTATTTTCGTCCAATAGTTTTTTATGGTTGATTGCTCTTGTTGTTGCACGTTCTCTCTTGCCGCTTAACCAAGCGATTCAAGGCATATTAACGCTAGTTTTAGTCTTAGCTGTTGTTAGTTGGCTTTCTGCCAATTATTTTATTGTTTACGAACTTCAGCAAAATGGTTTAATTATACGGAATGGGCCATTTGTGAAGCGCATTTCCTACAAACAAATAGACAGGACTGAATCGGTACAGTTTAAGTTGGCAGATGTAATGACAGGGAATAGAGTACTCTCTTCAAAAGAAGGCGTTATTCTTTATTACACAACTAACTTTGGAAAGAAGAGTATCAAACTATCGCCAATGGACAAAGAAGTATTTTTAACGGAACTAAGTAAAAAAGTTCAAAAATAG
- a CDS encoding alpha/beta fold hydrolase translates to MKAMYIPTEDGYLFCKTSGKGKPLLLLHGSEENHEIFKYQVPYFNQTYHVIALDSRGHGRSDHGRTPLSFEKMAKDILSVLDYLKLERVSIIGFSDGGNLALYLASHYPAKVEKMVLVGANFKANGLRKKDFLFVQCHYYYLNKLGKYSERQRKRKEIIDLMWHQLDLTEEDLKKITIPTLIVAGEQDVIKPQHTEQMHQLINTSQKIIFPAATHFLMLEKPAAFNSMAVRFFTANK, encoded by the coding sequence ATGAAAGCCATGTATATACCCACAGAAGACGGCTATTTGTTTTGTAAAACTAGCGGTAAAGGGAAGCCATTGCTTTTGCTGCATGGAAGCGAAGAAAATCATGAAATCTTTAAATACCAAGTGCCATATTTTAATCAGACTTATCACGTTATTGCATTAGACAGCCGGGGACATGGTCGTTCTGATCATGGAAGAACACCGTTGTCTTTCGAAAAAATGGCCAAGGATATCTTATCTGTTTTAGATTATTTGAAGCTTGAACGAGTCTCTATCATAGGGTTTAGCGACGGAGGGAATTTAGCCTTATATTTAGCCAGTCACTACCCAGCAAAAGTAGAAAAAATGGTACTTGTCGGTGCTAATTTTAAGGCAAATGGGTTAAGAAAAAAAGATTTTCTTTTTGTTCAATGCCACTATTATTATTTAAATAAGTTGGGGAAATATAGTGAACGTCAGCGTAAACGTAAAGAAATTATTGATTTAATGTGGCATCAGTTGGATTTAACAGAGGAAGATTTAAAAAAAATCACAATTCCTACACTTATTGTAGCAGGAGAACAGGACGTCATAAAACCGCAGCATACTGAACAAATGCACCAGTTGATAAATACTAGTCAAAAAATTATTTTTCCAGCAGCTACACATTTTTTGATGCTGGAAAAACCAGCAGCGTTTAATTCAATGGCCGTACGCTTTTTTACTGCAAATAAATAA
- a CDS encoding helix-turn-helix domain-containing protein, translating to MVNQKKPFGPDLKKIRENKGYTQEVVARNAMSRSTYTRFETEIITTTVPKYFQILNNLDMSHKEFSYIHNKYHLSDKEAILYQFNSVTTNSDLLLLKTLKLEAENYLLKNDDPVIKDIVEIYEALLTLAHTHDLKLAYAHAEKVWFRLEKMDKWYLTELRLLNNILFFFLPETSLFISKRALLDLNNYRHFREATELKMAFSMNLVYLLMENQDFKQSLLHADALIEDCKAESKYIMLAVLYVRKGIILEKIQSEKDSAIFIQKGFTILEAIEELEIKKELEQELSYYLNS from the coding sequence TTGGTTAATCAGAAAAAACCGTTTGGTCCAGATCTTAAGAAAATCCGTGAAAATAAAGGTTATACACAAGAAGTGGTAGCCCGCAATGCAATGAGTCGCTCTACTTATACTCGTTTTGAAACAGAAATCATCACTACGACCGTTCCAAAATATTTTCAGATTCTTAACAATTTAGATATGTCGCACAAAGAATTTTCTTATATTCATAATAAATATCATTTAAGTGACAAAGAAGCAATTCTCTATCAATTTAATTCAGTTACTACAAACTCTGATCTTCTTCTTTTAAAAACATTAAAGCTGGAAGCAGAGAATTACCTGCTAAAAAATGACGACCCTGTTATTAAAGATATTGTTGAAATCTATGAGGCACTGCTCACCTTAGCTCATACACATGATTTAAAATTAGCTTATGCTCATGCTGAAAAGGTTTGGTTCCGGCTCGAAAAAATGGATAAATGGTACTTGACTGAACTTCGTTTATTAAACAACATCTTATTTTTCTTTTTGCCAGAAACTTCTCTGTTCATTTCTAAACGGGCACTTCTTGATTTAAATAATTATCGTCATTTTAGAGAAGCAACTGAATTAAAAATGGCTTTTTCAATGAATTTAGTTTATTTATTGATGGAAAACCAAGACTTTAAACAGTCTCTACTCCACGCAGATGCCTTGATTGAAGATTGCAAAGCAGAATCAAAGTATATTATGCTGGCTGTGCTCTATGTACGTAAAGGAATTATTTTAGAAAAAATACAATCGGAAAAAGATTCAGCTATTTTTATTCAAAAAGGATTTACTATCCTTGAAGCTATTGAAGAATTGGAAATAAAAAAAGAATTAGAGCAGGAATTAAGCTACTATTTAAACTCATAA
- the trxA gene encoding thioredoxin produces the protein MVQVVTDTNFEEETKEGLTITDFWATWCGPCRMQSPVLEELDEEIGDQVKFVKMDVDENPTVPASFGIMSIPTLLIKKDGEVVDKLIGYHGKEQLEEVIAKYK, from the coding sequence ATGGTACAAGTAGTAACAGATACAAACTTTGAAGAAGAAACTAAAGAGGGATTAACCATCACTGACTTTTGGGCAACTTGGTGCGGACCTTGTCGGATGCAATCACCAGTTTTAGAAGAATTAGATGAAGAAATTGGCGATCAAGTTAAATTTGTAAAAATGGATGTTGATGAAAACCCAACTGTACCTGCTTCATTCGGTATTATGAGTATCCCAACATTGCTAATTAAAAAAGACGGAGAAGTTGTTGATAAATTAATTGGCTACCATGGCAAAGAACAACTTGAAGAAGTCATTGCAAAATATAAATAA